From Vagococcus jeotgali, one genomic window encodes:
- a CDS encoding RelA/SpoT family protein: MPKEKDLTAEEVIKMVSTYMSEEHVAFVQKACDYATKAHIDQFRKSGEPYIIHPIQVAGILAELNMDPHTVATGFLHDVVEDTDVTLQDLEDEFGADVANLVDGVTKLGKIKYKSHEEQLAENHRKMLLAMSQDLRVIMVKLADRVHNMRTLHHLREDKQRRIAKETIEIYAPLAHRLGISLIKWELEDRSLRYLNPRQYYRIVHLMKSKRGEREAYIEQAVNEITEATEELGIYGEIYGRPKHIYSIYLKMHDKKKEFAEIYDLLAMRVIVDSIKDCYAVLGAIHTKWKPLPGRFKDYISVPKTNMYQSLHTTVIGPNGNPIEIQIRTHDMHQIAEFGVAAHWAYKEGKTEEQKDDNANQISLLREIIELQDESYDASEFMDSVKGEIFSDKVYVFTPKGDVTELPKGSGPLDFAYNIHTEIGNKTTGAKVNGKMVPLDYKLKNGDIIEVLTSSNSFGPSQDWVNMVATSKARNKIKRFFKTRDRDENVEKGKQQLEKMLVDNDFPLKEFLSKEKLNDALERFNYQQVDDLYASIGFGEVTTQVVYNRLTEKERKERGIKKQQEENEELLKQAPHKKETNKMTIRHEGGVVIQGADNLLIRLSRCCNPVPGDDIVGYITKGRGVSIHRQDCPNMNHSPETKERQIDVSWESAAANSEQEYNADLEIFGYNRTGLLNDVLLVVNASTKKLISIDAKPAKNKMAVIHLTVSIKNLAHLEQMVDKIKIIPDVYSVKRTKG, encoded by the coding sequence ATGCCAAAAGAAAAAGATCTAACAGCTGAAGAAGTCATCAAAATGGTCTCCACCTATATGAGCGAAGAACATGTGGCTTTTGTTCAGAAGGCCTGTGATTATGCTACAAAAGCCCATATTGATCAGTTTAGAAAATCTGGAGAACCATATATTATTCATCCTATCCAAGTTGCAGGGATTTTAGCTGAGTTAAATATGGATCCACACACCGTTGCCACTGGTTTTTTACATGATGTGGTGGAAGATACAGATGTGACTCTACAAGATTTGGAAGATGAATTTGGAGCAGATGTTGCCAATTTAGTTGATGGTGTGACTAAATTAGGAAAAATCAAATATAAATCTCATGAAGAGCAGCTAGCTGAAAATCACCGTAAGATGCTTCTTGCTATGTCACAAGATTTACGTGTGATTATGGTGAAACTAGCAGATAGAGTTCATAATATGCGTACGCTTCATCATCTAAGAGAAGACAAACAACGACGTATTGCTAAAGAAACCATTGAAATTTATGCTCCCCTTGCTCATCGTTTAGGTATTAGTTTGATTAAATGGGAACTAGAAGATCGCTCACTTCGTTACTTAAATCCTAGACAATATTACCGAATTGTCCATCTTATGAAATCAAAACGTGGTGAGCGTGAGGCCTATATAGAGCAAGCTGTCAATGAAATTACAGAAGCAACAGAAGAATTAGGTATTTATGGTGAGATTTATGGTAGACCTAAACATATTTATTCGATTTATTTAAAAATGCATGACAAGAAAAAAGAGTTTGCTGAGATTTATGATTTACTTGCCATGCGTGTGATTGTGGACTCGATTAAGGATTGTTACGCTGTGCTTGGTGCCATTCATACAAAATGGAAACCACTACCAGGAAGATTTAAAGACTATATTTCAGTTCCTAAAACGAATATGTATCAATCACTTCATACGACAGTCATTGGTCCCAATGGTAATCCGATTGAAATACAAATCAGAACACATGATATGCATCAAATCGCCGAGTTTGGTGTGGCTGCTCATTGGGCTTATAAAGAAGGTAAAACAGAAGAACAAAAAGATGATAATGCTAATCAAATTAGCTTGCTTAGAGAAATTATTGAACTTCAAGATGAGAGTTATGATGCATCAGAGTTTATGGATAGTGTTAAAGGTGAGATTTTTAGTGATAAGGTCTATGTCTTTACACCAAAGGGGGATGTGACAGAACTTCCTAAGGGATCTGGTCCACTTGATTTTGCGTATAATATCCATACGGAAATTGGAAATAAAACCACTGGTGCTAAGGTAAATGGTAAGATGGTACCACTTGATTACAAACTTAAGAATGGTGATATCATTGAAGTCTTAACGTCAAGTAACTCTTTTGGACCTAGTCAAGACTGGGTTAATATGGTAGCCACAAGTAAAGCCAGAAATAAAATCAAGCGTTTCTTTAAAACTCGTGACCGTGATGAGAACGTGGAAAAAGGGAAACAACAACTTGAAAAAATGTTAGTGGATAATGATTTTCCACTTAAAGAATTTTTAAGTAAAGAAAAACTAAATGATGCACTAGAGCGCTTTAATTATCAACAAGTAGATGATCTGTATGCTTCGATTGGTTTTGGTGAAGTCACCACACAAGTTGTTTACAATCGTTTAACTGAAAAAGAGCGTAAAGAGCGAGGTATCAAAAAGCAACAAGAGGAAAATGAGGAATTATTAAAGCAAGCACCTCACAAAAAAGAGACTAATAAAATGACTATCCGCCATGAGGGTGGTGTCGTTATTCAAGGGGCAGATAATTTATTGATTCGCCTAAGTAGATGTTGTAACCCTGTTCCAGGAGATGATATTGTGGGGTACATTACAAAGGGGCGGGGAGTATCTATTCATAGACAGGATTGCCCTAATATGAATCATTCGCCAGAAACTAAAGAAAGACAAATTGATGTTTCTTGGGAGAGTGCTGCTGCAAATAGTGAACAAGAGTATAACGCTGATTTAGAAATTTTTGGTTATAACCGAACAGGACTTTTAAATGATGTGTTACTTGTAGTCAACGCTAGTACTAAAAAATTAATTAGTATCGATGCTAAGCCTGCTAAAAATAAAATGGCAGTGATTCATTTGACAGTATCGATTAAAAATTTAGCACACTTAGAACAAATGGTGGACAAAATCAAGATTATACCTGATGTCTATAGTGTGAAAAGAACGAAAGGGTAA
- a CDS encoding 16S rRNA (uracil(1498)-N(3))-methyltransferase: MQRYFLEEDYIEGNPLTLIEENYHHAARVMRMKLKDKCYLSFMNDQTIVAEVIEIDGNTITLSEVSKEVMDKELPVSVTIACGYTKGDKLELVAQKATELGMDRLVGFPAQASVVKWDHKKLNKKQERLSKIAKEAAEQSHRQSVPDIELFSSYQELLESLKYYTYVLIAYEESAKSGEASQFAKVVSRLDTKDRALIIFGPEGGLSLKEVQEIEDVNGVRCALGPRILRAETAPMYALSAISYELELRRQL, encoded by the coding sequence ATGCAGCGCTATTTTTTAGAAGAAGATTATATAGAAGGTAATCCTTTAACTTTAATAGAGGAAAATTACCATCATGCAGCTCGCGTGATGCGAATGAAGCTAAAAGATAAGTGTTACCTATCTTTTATGAATGATCAGACAATCGTGGCAGAAGTGATTGAAATTGATGGTAATACCATTACTTTATCTGAAGTATCAAAAGAAGTGATGGATAAAGAATTACCAGTTTCAGTAACCATTGCCTGTGGTTATACAAAAGGTGATAAGTTAGAACTTGTCGCCCAAAAAGCCACAGAACTGGGGATGGATAGATTGGTTGGTTTTCCAGCACAAGCATCTGTTGTTAAATGGGATCATAAAAAATTAAATAAAAAACAAGAGCGCTTATCCAAAATAGCAAAAGAAGCAGCAGAACAGTCTCATAGGCAATCTGTGCCAGATATTGAGTTGTTCTCAAGCTATCAAGAACTACTAGAGAGTCTTAAATACTATACTTACGTGCTGATTGCTTATGAAGAGTCAGCAAAAAGTGGAGAAGCTAGTCAATTTGCTAAAGTGGTAAGTCGTTTAGATACTAAAGACAGAGCACTTATTATTTTTGGACCAGAAGGTGGTCTATCACTAAAAGAAGTACAAGAAATAGAGGATGTGAACGGAGTACGTTGTGCGTTAGGGCCTCGTATTTTAAGAGCAGAGACAGCCCCAATGTATGCCTTATCAGCTATTAGTTATGAATTAGAATTACGTCGACAGCTTTAA
- the prmA gene encoding 50S ribosomal protein L11 methyltransferase codes for MKWNQLSVITSSEAVEAVSSILMEAGANGVAIEDSLDLVNFKSDPYGEILDKETFEHRKEGAEVIAYFPETLFLPEIIPGIELKINELKTFGLDIGENTVTASEVEESDWATAWKKYYHPVNISRYLTIVPEWQDYTPHNKDEHIMYLDPGMAFGTGTHPTTRLTLQALEVTLRGGEIVLDVGTGSGVLSIASKFLGAKDVHAYDLDEVAVKQAKENMNLNPIAQDVSVSANNLLVGIDISADVIVANILADIIILMLDDAYRCLKDNGTLIVSGIIEDKLPLVLTELEIHNFKVDQTCKQQDWYALIVKKNVEE; via the coding sequence ATGAAATGGAATCAATTATCTGTTATCACATCAAGTGAAGCAGTTGAAGCAGTATCTAGCATTTTAATGGAGGCAGGCGCTAATGGGGTAGCTATTGAAGATTCTCTTGATTTAGTTAATTTTAAGAGTGACCCGTATGGTGAAATTTTAGATAAAGAGACTTTTGAACATCGAAAAGAAGGGGCAGAAGTTATAGCGTATTTCCCAGAAACTTTATTTTTACCAGAAATCATTCCAGGTATTGAACTTAAAATAAATGAACTTAAAACATTTGGTTTAGATATTGGTGAGAATACAGTGACTGCAAGTGAAGTAGAAGAAAGTGACTGGGCAACGGCTTGGAAAAAGTATTATCACCCTGTTAATATTAGTCGTTATTTAACGATTGTTCCGGAGTGGCAAGATTATACTCCGCATAATAAAGACGAGCATATCATGTATCTTGATCCAGGTATGGCCTTTGGTACAGGGACGCACCCGACAACAAGACTAACACTACAAGCTCTTGAAGTGACACTCAGAGGGGGAGAGATTGTACTAGATGTTGGGACAGGTTCAGGTGTTTTAAGTATTGCTAGTAAGTTTTTAGGAGCTAAAGACGTTCATGCTTATGATTTGGATGAAGTTGCAGTAAAGCAAGCTAAAGAAAATATGAATTTAAATCCTATAGCTCAAGATGTATCAGTTTCAGCAAATAACCTGTTAGTAGGTATTGATATTAGTGCTGATGTGATTGTGGCAAATATCTTAGCAGATATTATTATTTTAATGTTAGATGATGCTTACCGTTGTCTAAAAGATAATGGGACTTTAATTGTTTCAGGTATTATTGAAGACAAACTACCTCTTGTTTTAACAGAGCTTGAAATACATAATTTTAAAGTCGATCAAACCTGTAAACAACAAGATTGGTATGCTTTAATTGTTAAAAAGAATGTTGAGGAATAA
- a CDS encoding DUF3013 family protein, with the protein MSKENMLDYLENSLITSFGDREFAIDWDVREHRIEVLFRLFAENKKGNVIEDESGVQSEEAYIEFEDSLVFYSTDKKTPSKEDYLTIIPFDRKKGIEKGIIEAVTTYLNDVLVDGEVDLLDFLTDESIESFELIWNEEDFNQVKKEYPNKTYVSYPKY; encoded by the coding sequence ATGAGTAAAGAAAACATGTTAGATTATTTAGAAAACTCATTAATAACGTCATTTGGAGATAGAGAGTTCGCAATTGATTGGGATGTAAGAGAGCATCGTATCGAAGTACTTTTTAGATTATTTGCTGAAAATAAAAAAGGCAATGTGATTGAGGATGAATCAGGAGTCCAATCAGAAGAAGCTTATATTGAATTTGAAGATAGCTTAGTTTTTTATTCAACAGATAAAAAAACACCAAGTAAAGAGGATTATTTGACTATAATTCCTTTTGATAGAAAAAAAGGCATAGAAAAAGGTATAATTGAAGCAGTTACTACTTATTTAAATGACGTATTAGTAGATGGTGAAGTTGATTTATTGGATTTTTTAACAGATGAGAGCATTGAAAGTTTTGAGCTTATTTGGAATGAAGAAGATTTTAATCAAGTAAAAAAAGAGTACCCAAATAAAACGTATGTATCATACCCGAAATATTAA
- a CDS encoding replication-associated recombination protein A, whose product MNKPLAYRMRPENIDDVVGQQHLVGEGKIIRRMVDAKQLTSMILYGPPGTGKTSIASAIAGSTHYAFRMLNAATDTKKDLQVVVEEAKMSGTVILLLDEVHRLDKPKQDFLLPHLENGQIILIGATTENPYISINPAIRSRTQIFEVHSLAQEEIEQAISTALNDPEEGFGNLKINLAPEAMTHLTRATNGDLRSALNGLELAVKSTKPDEDSVINLTLDVVEECVQRKALLHDKDGDAHYDVISAFQKSIRGSDVDAALHYMARLVEAGELIVLCRRLLVTAYEDIGLANPGACARVVSAVQAAEKLGLPEARIPLAQVVIDLCLSPKSNSSIEAIDNAIQDIRQGNAGEVPSHLKDAHYSGAKKLNRGVGYKYPHNFQNGWVKQQYLPDKIKNKRYYIPKTTGKYESALKKQLEQLK is encoded by the coding sequence ATGAATAAACCACTTGCTTATCGCATGCGACCTGAAAATATTGATGACGTTGTGGGTCAACAACACTTAGTTGGTGAAGGAAAAATTATTCGCCGAATGGTTGATGCTAAACAACTGACTTCCATGATTTTATATGGTCCTCCAGGTACTGGAAAAACAAGTATTGCTAGTGCTATTGCAGGATCAACTCACTATGCATTTCGTATGCTTAATGCAGCAACAGACACAAAAAAAGATTTACAAGTTGTAGTAGAAGAGGCAAAAATGAGTGGGACTGTTATTTTACTACTAGATGAAGTTCACCGCTTAGACAAGCCCAAACAAGATTTTTTATTACCACATTTAGAAAACGGACAAATTATTTTAATTGGTGCGACAACAGAAAATCCCTATATCTCGATCAATCCAGCCATTAGAAGTCGAACTCAAATTTTTGAAGTGCATTCACTCGCTCAAGAAGAGATCGAACAAGCTATTAGCACAGCTTTAAATGATCCAGAAGAAGGATTTGGAAATCTTAAGATTAATCTTGCACCTGAGGCTATGACTCATTTAACAAGAGCAACTAATGGTGACTTGAGAAGTGCGTTAAATGGACTTGAGTTAGCTGTTAAATCAACAAAACCAGATGAAGACAGTGTGATTAATTTAACTTTAGATGTTGTAGAAGAATGTGTTCAAAGAAAAGCTCTACTACATGACAAAGATGGAGATGCTCACTATGATGTTATTTCTGCCTTTCAAAAATCTATTAGAGGAAGTGATGTGGATGCGGCCCTTCATTATATGGCACGACTAGTCGAAGCTGGGGAATTGATTGTTTTATGTAGACGACTTCTTGTTACAGCATATGAAGACATTGGCTTAGCAAACCCTGGGGCTTGTGCTAGAGTCGTTTCTGCTGTTCAAGCTGCTGAAAAACTAGGGTTACCTGAAGCTAGAATTCCCCTAGCCCAAGTTGTAATTGATTTATGCTTATCTCCAAAATCTAATTCTAGCATTGAAGCCATAGATAATGCCATTCAAGATATCAGGCAAGGAAATGCTGGAGAAGTTCCTAGTCATTTGAAAGATGCTCACTATAGTGGTGCTAAAAAATTAAACCGCGGAGTTGGTTACAAATACCCTCATAATTTCCAAAATGGATGGGTTAAACAGCAATACTTACCAGATAAAATAAAAAATAAACGCTACTATATACCTAAAACAACTGGTAAATATGAATCCGCTTTAAAAAAACAACTGGAACAATTAAAGTAG
- a CDS encoding universal stress protein, translated as MLKQYNSILVAVDGSKEAESALNKAVDVAKRNNATLYIVHVIDMRAFESMTSYDETLEKDAASEANKTLKEYTDYAHNNGLTDVIDIIEVGIPKRVLSNELQEKYNIDLIMLGATGLNTMERILIGSVSSYVARHATCDVLIVRTDMNNNPIKSDK; from the coding sequence ATGTTAAAACAATACAACTCAATTTTAGTCGCCGTCGATGGATCAAAAGAAGCAGAATCTGCTTTGAATAAGGCTGTTGATGTAGCTAAAAGAAACAATGCAACCTTATATATTGTACACGTCATTGACATGAGAGCTTTTGAATCAATGACATCATATGATGAAACTTTAGAAAAAGATGCTGCTAGTGAAGCAAACAAGACATTAAAAGAATACACAGACTACGCTCATAATAATGGCTTAACTGATGTGATTGATATCATTGAAGTAGGTATTCCAAAACGTGTTTTATCTAATGAGTTACAAGAGAAATATAATATTGATTTAATCATGTTAGGTGCCACAGGTCTTAATACGATGGAGAGAATCTTGATTGGCTCTGTTTCTAGCTATGTAGCTCGTCATGCAACATGTGACGTGTTGATCGTTAGAACGGATATGAATAACAACCCCATTAAATCTGACAAATAA